The proteins below are encoded in one region of Fundidesulfovibrio soli:
- the aprB gene encoding adenylyl-sulfate reductase subunit beta translates to MPTFVDPSKCDGCKGGEKTACMYICPNDLMILDPAEMKAYNQEPEACWECYSCVKICPQGAIEARPYADFAPMGGVCIPMRSADSIMWTVKFRNGNAKRFKFPIRTTPEGSIKPYEGKPEPGSLEDELLFTETWELAKPQVALAEKAPITEADSSQCWLDGFCK, encoded by the coding sequence ATGCCTACCTTTGTCGATCCGAGCAAATGTGACGGGTGCAAGGGCGGCGAGAAGACCGCCTGCATGTACATTTGCCCCAACGACCTGATGATCCTCGATCCGGCCGAAATGAAGGCTTACAACCAGGAGCCCGAAGCCTGCTGGGAGTGCTACTCCTGCGTGAAGATCTGCCCCCAGGGCGCCATCGAGGCCAGGCCCTACGCTGACTTCGCCCCCATGGGCGGCGTCTGCATCCCCATGCGTTCGGCCGACTCCATCATGTGGACCGTGAAGTTCCGCAACGGCAACGCCAAGCGCTTCAAGTTCCCCATCCGCACCACCCCCGAAGGTTCGATCAAGCCTTACGAGGGCAAGCCCGAACCCGGCAGCCTGGAAGACGAGCTGCTGTTCACCGAGACTTGGGAACTCGCCAAGCCTCAGGTGGCTTTGGCTGAGAAGGCCCCCATCACCGAGGCCGACTCGTCCCAGTGCTGGCTGGACGGCTTCTGCAAATAA
- the aprA gene encoding adenylyl-sulfate reductase subunit alpha — protein sequence MPRIPMKEDAKGVALAEPEIIEKYVDMLLVGGGMGTCGTAYEACRWIDKVGGGLSLMLLDKASLERSGAVAQGLSAINTYLGKNNADDYVRMVRTDLMGIVREDLIFDLGRHVDDSVHLFEEWGLPCWTKDEHGHNLDGAQSKAAGKSLRTGADPVRSGRWQIMINGESYKCIVAEAAKNALGQDRYMERIFIVKLLNDAKEPNRIAGAVGFSTRENKVYIFTCNAMVVACGGAVNVYKPRSTGEGMGRAWYPVWNAGSTYTMCAQAGAEMTMMENRFVPARFKDGYGPVGAWFLLFKAKATNSKGEDYCATNRGMLKPYEDRGYAKGHIIPTCLRNHMMLAEMRAGRGPIYMDTAGALQATFATLTPEQQKHLESEAWEDFLDMCVGQANLWAAMNIEPEKSGSEIMPTEPYLLGSHSGCCGIWASGPDEPWVPEEYKVRADNGKVYNRMTTVNGLWTCADGVGASGHKFSSGSHAEGRIVGKQMVRWCVDHKDFKPTIAEKAADLKQEIYQPWYTFEENKGISTDPIVNPKFISPKNFMMRLVKCSDEYGGGVGTLYTTSASLLGTGFKLLAMLEEDSKKLAARDLHELMRCWEQFHRLWTVRMHMQHIAFREESRYPGFYYRGDFPGLDDSKWKCFVNSKYDPATKETKVFKRPYFKIIPDA from the coding sequence ATGCCCCGTATTCCCATGAAAGAGGACGCGAAAGGCGTCGCTCTGGCCGAGCCGGAAATCATTGAAAAGTACGTCGACATGCTGCTGGTCGGCGGCGGCATGGGCACCTGCGGCACCGCTTATGAGGCCTGCCGCTGGATTGACAAGGTTGGCGGCGGCCTCTCCCTGATGCTGCTGGACAAGGCCTCCCTCGAGCGCTCCGGCGCCGTGGCCCAGGGCCTTTCCGCCATCAACACCTACCTGGGCAAGAACAACGCCGACGACTACGTCCGCATGGTCCGCACCGACCTGATGGGCATCGTCCGCGAAGACCTGATCTTCGACCTGGGCCGCCACGTCGACGACTCCGTCCACCTGTTCGAAGAGTGGGGCCTGCCCTGCTGGACCAAGGACGAGCACGGCCACAACCTTGACGGCGCCCAGTCCAAGGCCGCCGGCAAGTCCCTGCGCACCGGCGCCGACCCCGTCCGCTCCGGCCGCTGGCAGATCATGATCAACGGTGAGTCCTACAAGTGCATCGTGGCCGAGGCTGCCAAGAACGCCCTGGGCCAGGATCGCTACATGGAGCGCATCTTCATCGTGAAGCTGCTCAACGACGCCAAAGAGCCTAACCGCATCGCCGGCGCCGTTGGCTTCTCCACCCGCGAGAACAAGGTCTACATCTTCACCTGCAACGCCATGGTCGTCGCCTGCGGCGGCGCGGTGAACGTGTACAAGCCCCGCTCCACTGGTGAGGGCATGGGCCGCGCCTGGTACCCGGTTTGGAACGCTGGTTCCACCTACACCATGTGCGCTCAGGCCGGCGCCGAAATGACCATGATGGAAAACCGCTTCGTCCCCGCCCGCTTCAAGGACGGTTACGGACCGGTCGGCGCTTGGTTCCTGCTCTTCAAGGCCAAAGCCACCAACTCCAAGGGTGAAGACTACTGCGCCACCAACCGTGGCATGCTGAAGCCCTACGAGGATCGCGGTTACGCCAAGGGTCACATCATCCCGACCTGCCTGCGTAACCACATGATGCTGGCCGAAATGCGCGCCGGCCGCGGCCCCATCTACATGGACACCGCTGGCGCCCTGCAGGCCACCTTCGCCACCCTGACCCCCGAGCAGCAGAAGCACCTCGAGAGCGAAGCCTGGGAAGACTTCCTCGACATGTGCGTCGGCCAGGCCAACCTGTGGGCCGCCATGAACATCGAGCCTGAGAAGTCCGGCTCCGAGATCATGCCCACCGAGCCTTACCTGCTCGGCTCCCACTCCGGCTGCTGCGGCATCTGGGCCTCCGGTCCCGACGAGCCCTGGGTTCCCGAGGAGTACAAGGTCCGCGCCGACAACGGCAAGGTCTACAACCGTATGACCACCGTGAACGGCCTCTGGACCTGCGCTGACGGCGTTGGCGCCTCCGGTCACAAGTTCTCCTCCGGCTCCCACGCTGAAGGCCGCATCGTCGGCAAGCAGATGGTCCGTTGGTGCGTTGACCACAAGGACTTCAAGCCCACCATCGCTGAGAAAGCTGCTGACCTGAAGCAGGAAATCTACCAGCCCTGGTACACCTTCGAAGAGAACAAGGGCATCTCCACCGACCCCATCGTGAACCCCAAGTTCATCTCCCCGAAGAACTTCATGATGCGTCTGGTGAAGTGCTCCGACGAGTACGGCGGCGGTGTCGGCACCCTGTACACCACCTCCGCTTCCCTGCTGGGCACCGGCTTCAAGCTGCTGGCCATGCTGGAAGAAGACTCCAAGAAGCTGGCCGCCCGCGACCTGCACGAACTGATGCGCTGCTGGGAGCAGTTCCACCGCCTGTGGACCGTTCGCATGCACATGCAGCACATCGCCTTCCGTGAAGAGTCCCGCTACCCCGGCTTCTACTACCGCGGCGACTTCCCCGGCCTGGACGACAGCAAGTGGAAGTGCTTCGTCAACTCGAAGTACGACCCTGCCACCAAGGAGACCAAGGTCTTCAAGCGTCCTTACTTCAAGATCATCCCCGACGCCTAA
- a CDS encoding CoB--CoM heterodisulfide reductase iron-sulfur subunit A family protein, whose product MSGNAILVVGGGFSGITAALEAAEMGYEVILVEKNPYLGGRVAQLNQYFPKLCPPSCGLEIQFQRIRNNPNVKVLTMATVTKVSGQAGNFDVTVSIKPRYVNEKCTCCNACTEAAETQVPCEFDFGMGMRKVAYRPNIFAFPQRYAFDKAKCSEAEAKKIEASCKYGAIDLADQERTQTFKVGAVVQATGWKPYDVSKLENLGAGKLSNVITNMQMERLCAPNGPTGGLLLRPSDKTAPKRVAFVQCAGSRDENHLNFCSYICCMASLKQVTYVRERVPGAEVTVFYIDLRTPGRYQKFLEKVSADPKLSLVKGKVADLTQEASGKVLATVENVETGIKNVEEFDLVVLATGMQPSVAGEAVAVNAPRDEEGFFIGSPDSGVIATGCAKVPLDVMRSAQSATGAALKAIQTVAGR is encoded by the coding sequence ATGTCTGGCAACGCGATTCTGGTGGTCGGCGGGGGATTCAGCGGCATCACCGCTGCCCTGGAGGCCGCCGAAATGGGTTACGAGGTCATCCTCGTCGAGAAAAATCCCTATCTTGGGGGCCGGGTGGCGCAGCTCAACCAATATTTCCCCAAGCTTTGCCCCCCGTCCTGCGGGCTGGAAATCCAGTTCCAGCGCATCCGCAACAACCCCAACGTGAAGGTGCTGACCATGGCCACCGTCACCAAGGTTTCCGGCCAGGCCGGCAACTTCGACGTGACCGTGTCCATCAAGCCCCGTTACGTCAACGAGAAGTGCACGTGCTGCAACGCCTGCACCGAAGCCGCTGAAACCCAGGTCCCCTGCGAATTCGATTTCGGCATGGGCATGCGCAAGGTGGCCTACCGGCCCAACATCTTCGCCTTCCCCCAGCGCTACGCCTTCGACAAGGCCAAGTGCTCAGAGGCCGAGGCCAAGAAGATCGAGGCCAGCTGCAAGTACGGAGCCATCGACCTGGCAGACCAGGAGCGCACCCAGACCTTCAAGGTCGGCGCCGTGGTCCAGGCCACGGGCTGGAAGCCCTACGACGTCTCCAAGCTGGAGAATCTGGGCGCGGGCAAGCTCTCCAACGTCATCACCAACATGCAGATGGAGCGCCTCTGCGCGCCCAACGGCCCCACCGGCGGCCTGCTGCTTCGCCCCTCCGACAAGACCGCGCCCAAGCGCGTGGCCTTTGTCCAGTGCGCTGGCTCCCGCGATGAGAACCACCTGAACTTCTGCTCCTACATCTGCTGCATGGCCAGCCTGAAGCAGGTCACCTACGTGCGCGAGCGCGTGCCCGGCGCCGAAGTGACCGTCTTCTACATCGACCTGCGCACCCCCGGCCGCTACCAGAAGTTCCTCGAGAAGGTCTCCGCCGATCCCAAGCTCTCCCTGGTGAAGGGCAAGGTCGCCGATCTGACCCAGGAGGCTTCGGGCAAGGTGCTGGCCACGGTCGAGAACGTGGAGACCGGCATCAAGAACGTTGAAGAGTTCGACCTGGTGGTTCTTGCCACCGGCATGCAGCCTTCCGTCGCGGGTGAGGCCGTGGCCGTCAACGCCCCCCGGGACGAGGAAGGGTTCTTTATCGGCTCGCCCGACTCCGGCGTCATCGCCACGGGTTGCGCCAAGGTGCCCTTGGACGTCATGCGCTCGGCCCAGTCTGCCACCGGCGCGGCGCTCAAGGCCATTCAAACGGTTGCGGGGAGGTAA
- a CDS encoding hydrogenase iron-sulfur subunit, giving the protein MAEKIGVYVCGGCGLGEAVDLDAVCTAVKNKYQPQCPVIKAVPVLCSSESKAAIDADIAEAGLDAVCLCACSPRAKWDVFTFGDKIQVERVNLREQGVWCFNKEIGALEKAKGFDDLQIICNEYSMMGVVKLIKSNIPNPEVPETCKTIMVLGGGWTGLNAANAAASLGYDVVLVEQASALGGKVANFYKTFPLSYPYTEAHETGLDKLITQVTTNQKVSVLTGTTLEKLSGAPGLYKAELSGGQNLDIGAVVLATGWVPGDTKYLAPMGYGEIKNVITTAELEKMAKDGPIVRPSDGKAPKSVAFLLNTALCSVDSCPADVALECEKEEQAPVNPPAEGEEAPAEAPFCDLESQRHLALSSELSSLVALKQANYVVEKDPEAAAYIFYDHMMVPGINERYYKAAQDIPGIMLSKAQIKSIKAGANGSVIISMTDTLLGEAIEIEADMAVLPTSLVPTTAHSPVINLEYRQGLAFPDLGLFEGYADSNYICFPYETRRTGIYAAGAVRQPMGLALASEDAMGAALKAIQCVSSANRGVAVHPRSGDRSFPVFNFVRCTQCKRCTEECPFGALDDDPKGTPMPNPSRCRRCGTCMGACPERVISFDNYNIDMIGTMIREMQVPAKMDQGGPRVLILACENDAYPALDMAAMRGKPWSPYVRVIPVRCLGSVNAIWVADAMSKGIDGVLLLGCKYGDDYQCHFVKGSELCNRRKENISESLKRLGVEPERVDQFQVAIDEYDVVPSMIDKFMDMIVKMGPNPFKGY; this is encoded by the coding sequence ATGGCCGAGAAAATAGGCGTTTACGTCTGCGGCGGCTGCGGCCTGGGCGAAGCCGTCGATCTGGACGCAGTGTGCACTGCGGTGAAGAACAAGTACCAGCCGCAGTGTCCGGTCATCAAAGCCGTCCCCGTGCTGTGCTCCTCCGAGAGTAAGGCCGCCATCGACGCGGACATCGCCGAGGCCGGGCTGGACGCCGTGTGCCTGTGTGCGTGTTCCCCCCGCGCCAAGTGGGACGTGTTCACCTTCGGCGACAAGATCCAGGTCGAACGCGTCAATCTGCGCGAGCAGGGCGTCTGGTGCTTCAACAAGGAGATCGGCGCGCTGGAGAAGGCCAAGGGCTTCGACGACCTGCAGATCATCTGCAACGAATACTCGATGATGGGCGTGGTCAAGCTGATCAAATCCAACATCCCCAACCCGGAAGTGCCCGAGACCTGCAAGACCATCATGGTCCTGGGCGGCGGCTGGACCGGCCTCAACGCCGCCAACGCCGCGGCCTCCCTGGGCTATGACGTGGTGCTGGTGGAGCAGGCCTCGGCTCTGGGCGGCAAGGTCGCCAACTTCTACAAGACCTTCCCCCTGAGCTACCCCTACACCGAGGCCCATGAAACCGGCCTGGACAAGCTCATCACGCAGGTCACCACCAACCAGAAGGTCTCGGTCCTCACCGGAACCACGCTGGAGAAGCTCTCCGGCGCGCCCGGCCTGTACAAGGCCGAGCTGTCCGGCGGGCAGAACCTGGACATCGGCGCCGTCGTCCTGGCCACCGGCTGGGTGCCCGGCGACACCAAGTACCTGGCTCCCATGGGTTACGGCGAGATCAAGAACGTGATCACCACCGCCGAGCTCGAGAAGATGGCCAAGGACGGCCCCATCGTGCGCCCGTCCGACGGCAAGGCTCCCAAGAGCGTGGCCTTCCTGCTGAACACGGCGCTGTGCAGCGTCGACTCCTGCCCGGCCGACGTGGCCCTGGAGTGCGAGAAGGAAGAGCAGGCCCCCGTGAACCCGCCCGCCGAAGGCGAAGAGGCTCCGGCCGAGGCTCCCTTCTGCGACCTGGAGTCGCAGAGGCACCTGGCCCTGTCCTCCGAGCTGTCCTCGCTGGTGGCGCTCAAGCAGGCCAACTACGTCGTCGAGAAGGATCCCGAGGCCGCGGCCTACATCTTCTACGACCACATGATGGTTCCCGGCATCAACGAGCGCTACTACAAGGCCGCCCAGGACATCCCGGGCATCATGCTCTCCAAGGCGCAGATCAAGTCCATCAAGGCCGGCGCCAACGGGTCCGTGATCATCTCCATGACCGACACCCTGCTGGGCGAGGCCATCGAGATCGAGGCCGACATGGCGGTGCTGCCCACCTCCCTGGTGCCCACCACCGCGCACAGCCCGGTCATCAACCTGGAATACCGCCAGGGCCTGGCCTTCCCGGACCTGGGCCTCTTCGAGGGCTACGCGGACTCCAACTACATCTGCTTCCCCTACGAGACACGCCGCACCGGCATCTACGCCGCCGGCGCGGTGCGCCAGCCCATGGGCCTGGCTTTGGCCTCCGAGGACGCCATGGGCGCCGCGCTCAAGGCCATCCAGTGCGTGTCCAGCGCCAACCGCGGCGTGGCCGTGCATCCCCGCTCGGGCGACCGCAGCTTCCCGGTGTTCAACTTCGTGCGCTGCACCCAGTGCAAGCGCTGCACCGAGGAATGCCCCTTCGGCGCCCTCGATGACGACCCGAAGGGCACCCCGATGCCCAACCCGTCGCGCTGCCGCCGCTGCGGCACCTGCATGGGCGCCTGCCCCGAGCGCGTCATCAGCTTCGACAACTACAACATCGACATGATCGGCACCATGATCCGTGAGATGCAGGTGCCGGCCAAGATGGATCAGGGCGGCCCCCGCGTGCTGATCCTGGCCTGCGAGAACGACGCCTACCCGGCGCTCGACATGGCGGCCATGCGCGGCAAGCCCTGGAGCCCCTACGTGCGCGTCATTCCGGTGCGCTGCCTCGGCTCGGTCAACGCCATCTGGGTGGCCGACGCCATGTCCAAGGGCATCGACGGCGTGCTGCTGCTGGGCTGCAAGTACGGCGACGACTACCAGTGCCACTTCGTCAAGGGCTCCGAGCTGTGCAACCGCCGCAAGGAAAACATCTCCGAGTCGCTCAAGCGCCTCGGCGTTGAGCCCGAGCGCGTCGACCAGTTCCAGGTGGCCATCGACGAGTACGACGTCGTGCCCTCCATGATCGACAAGTTCATGGACATGATCGTCAAAATGGGTCCCAACCCGTTCAAAGGCTATTAG
- the qmoC gene encoding quinone-interacting membrane-bound oxidoreductase complex subunit QmoC, with the protein MSSPVRIQPDPSFVRELQAAGGENVKKCYQCATCSVACPLSPAENPYPRKEMVWAQWGLKDKLMNDIDVWLCHNCGTCSDLCPRGAKPADTLAAIRNMTYRKLVGPAKIGEWMSSSKGLPYLAGIPAVLWLFIWLLTTGLSIPAGEIKFAKVFPGDFTIDPLFGAVAVFVAWSFYKGVTNMWKSFASLPTTFEVGAHCEKPTLVQAIIDVLRDDLYTHRQFNECGADNTERSKGHWALLAAFVALGIVTSIVAVSHWGSKVPGFGWLHVLGDTPMALYSPVKLLAIVGTVLGFYGLTMLTRRRLNLDAQKQGSSFYDWYLLGVIWAVFVTGLGSMVLRLAGVAGLAYPMYYLHLVAVFMMIAYLPWSKLGHLVYRTTALVYARMSGRKPLTRVEDKIFEI; encoded by the coding sequence ATGTCTTCTCCGGTCCGGATCCAACCCGACCCGAGCTTCGTCAGGGAGCTTCAGGCAGCTGGTGGCGAGAACGTCAAGAAGTGCTACCAGTGCGCCACCTGCTCCGTGGCCTGTCCGCTGTCCCCGGCTGAGAACCCCTATCCCCGCAAGGAGATGGTCTGGGCTCAGTGGGGCCTCAAAGACAAGCTCATGAACGACATCGACGTGTGGCTGTGCCACAACTGCGGCACCTGCTCCGACTTGTGCCCGCGTGGCGCCAAACCCGCCGACACCCTGGCGGCCATCCGCAACATGACCTACCGCAAGCTGGTGGGCCCCGCGAAGATCGGCGAGTGGATGAGCTCCTCCAAGGGGCTGCCCTACCTGGCCGGCATTCCGGCGGTGCTCTGGCTGTTCATCTGGCTCTTGACCACCGGCCTGTCCATCCCCGCCGGTGAGATCAAGTTCGCCAAGGTGTTCCCCGGCGACTTCACCATCGACCCGCTCTTCGGCGCGGTGGCGGTGTTCGTGGCCTGGAGCTTCTACAAGGGCGTGACCAACATGTGGAAGAGCTTCGCGTCGCTGCCGACCACCTTCGAGGTGGGCGCGCACTGCGAGAAGCCCACCCTGGTGCAGGCCATCATCGATGTCCTGCGCGACGACCTCTACACCCACCGCCAGTTCAACGAGTGCGGCGCGGACAACACCGAGCGCTCCAAGGGCCACTGGGCCCTGCTGGCCGCCTTCGTGGCCCTGGGCATCGTCACCTCCATCGTGGCGGTTTCACACTGGGGCTCCAAGGTCCCCGGCTTCGGCTGGCTGCACGTCCTGGGCGACACGCCCATGGCGCTCTACAGCCCGGTGAAGCTGCTGGCCATCGTGGGCACCGTGCTCGGCTTCTACGGGTTGACCATGCTCACCCGCCGCCGCCTGAACCTGGACGCCCAGAAGCAGGGCTCCTCGTTCTACGACTGGTATCTGCTCGGCGTCATCTGGGCGGTGTTCGTCACCGGCCTTGGTTCCATGGTTCTGCGTCTGGCGGGCGTGGCCGGCTTGGCCTACCCCATGTACTACCTGCACCTGGTCGCGGTCTTCATGATGATCGCGTACCTGCCCTGGTCCAAGCTGGGGCACCTGGTGTATCGCACGACGGCTCTGGTGTATGCCCGCATGAGCGGCCGCAAGCCCCTCACCCGCGTTGAAGACAAAATTTTCGAGATCTAA
- a CDS encoding dihydrolipoyl dehydrogenase family protein: MAGYDFDLGIIGGGAAGLTAAAGGARLGAKTLLIEREPHLGGDCLHYGCVPSKTLIASAKVYHSMRNAQQWGLPACDPGPVDFTRVAERIRSVIARIQRHDSPQRFCQLGAKVVFGAPEFIDEHSLRVNGETFSAEKWLVATGSSPAVPNIPGLKDVSYLTNRDLWALDELPDSLIILGGGAVAVEMAQAFQRLGSSVTILQRSRQLLSNEDTDIAGMVAAKLRQEGVSVRLNAHVTTVGEAFGQKEVWFADDTGMQRLVRAKALLVAMGRAPNVTGLGLHNAGVAYTEKGVPTDRRLRTSSTDIYAAGDVLGKWQFTHAAGYEAGVALTNAVARLPRKANYQFMPVATYCDPELAGVGMTYRQARAADLDVTTHVQPFAENDRALAENTPDGMIKMVVDSQGQVLGVRILGPRAGDLIGEWVTVLSGGVRLSKLAQSVHPYPTLGEINRRAAGEYLAPKVFEGVAPKLLKVIFGLKGRACELPGSQEAAKS; this comes from the coding sequence ATGGCTGGTTACGACTTCGACCTGGGGATCATCGGGGGCGGGGCCGCTGGGCTGACGGCCGCGGCGGGCGGGGCGCGTCTGGGCGCAAAGACCCTGCTCATCGAACGCGAGCCGCACCTTGGGGGGGATTGCCTGCACTACGGCTGCGTGCCGTCCAAGACGCTCATTGCGTCAGCCAAAGTCTACCATTCCATGCGCAACGCCCAGCAGTGGGGCCTGCCCGCCTGCGACCCCGGCCCTGTGGACTTCACCCGCGTGGCCGAGCGTATCCGCAGCGTCATCGCGCGCATCCAGCGTCACGACTCCCCGCAGCGCTTCTGCCAGTTGGGGGCAAAGGTGGTGTTCGGCGCGCCTGAGTTCATCGACGAGCACAGCCTGCGCGTGAACGGCGAGACCTTCTCGGCTGAGAAGTGGCTGGTGGCCACAGGCTCCTCGCCAGCCGTGCCCAACATCCCGGGGCTCAAGGACGTCTCCTACCTCACCAACCGCGACCTGTGGGCCCTGGACGAACTGCCAGATTCCCTGATCATCCTGGGGGGCGGGGCCGTGGCCGTGGAGATGGCTCAGGCCTTCCAGCGCCTGGGCTCCAGCGTGACCATCCTGCAGCGCTCCCGACAGCTGCTCTCCAACGAGGATACCGACATAGCGGGCATGGTGGCGGCCAAGCTGCGCCAGGAGGGCGTCTCCGTGCGCCTGAACGCCCATGTGACCACGGTGGGCGAGGCCTTCGGGCAGAAGGAGGTCTGGTTCGCGGACGACACGGGCATGCAACGCCTGGTGCGCGCCAAGGCCCTGCTGGTGGCCATGGGCCGCGCGCCAAACGTCACTGGCCTGGGCCTGCACAACGCCGGGGTGGCCTACACCGAGAAGGGCGTGCCCACGGACAGACGGCTGCGCACCAGCTCCACCGACATCTACGCCGCCGGCGACGTGCTGGGCAAATGGCAGTTCACCCACGCCGCTGGCTACGAAGCGGGCGTGGCCCTGACAAACGCTGTCGCGCGCCTGCCGCGCAAGGCCAACTACCAGTTCATGCCCGTCGCCACCTACTGCGACCCGGAGTTGGCGGGCGTGGGCATGACCTACCGCCAGGCCCGCGCCGCCGACCTTGACGTGACCACCCACGTGCAGCCCTTCGCCGAGAACGACCGCGCCCTGGCCGAGAACACCCCGGACGGCATGATCAAGATGGTGGTGGATTCACAGGGGCAGGTGCTCGGCGTGCGCATCCTGGGGCCGCGCGCGGGGGACCTGATCGGCGAGTGGGTCACGGTGCTCTCGGGCGGGGTGCGCCTCTCCAAGCTGGCTCAGTCCGTGCATCCCTATCCCACCCTGGGGGAGATCAACAGGCGCGCAGCAGGGGAGTATCTCGCCCCCAAGGTGTTCGAGGGCGTGGCCCCCAAGCTGCTCAAGGTCATCTTCGGGCTCAAGGGCAGGGCCTGCGAACTCCCCGGGAGCCAGGAAGCCGCCAAAAGCTAG
- a CDS encoding cysteine-rich small domain-containing protein → MSKQPACQASHAFFSNTECAYFPCHKGADPACFNCLFCFCPLYFLEDCGGDWRMAKGVKDCSGCTKPHELGGYERTIARLKDEFARRRAQAQEEGES, encoded by the coding sequence ATGAGCAAGCAACCGGCGTGCCAAGCCTCCCACGCGTTCTTCAGCAACACGGAGTGCGCCTACTTCCCCTGCCACAAGGGCGCGGACCCGGCGTGCTTCAACTGCCTGTTCTGCTTCTGCCCACTCTACTTCCTGGAGGACTGCGGCGGGGACTGGCGCATGGCCAAGGGCGTCAAGGACTGCAGCGGCTGCACGAAGCCGCACGAGCTGGGAGGCTACGAGCGCACCATCGCCCGCCTCAAGGATGAGTTCGCCCGGCGCAGGGCCCAGGCTCAGGAGGAAGGGGAAAGCTAG
- a CDS encoding chitosanase: MALTPQNIAAAVAARPENLRGPSSRLTDGKGAFKTMLTSQFGASKSILGDKLKDPMSPLADDRNNFANMLSNQVAAAGPKAAGSPPLAAPAAPSMHRTAIGQGVKQAPQAPAPAPAQASGKAPAQAPAQAAPSQQPREVKVAIERQEVRTPINPNARHPDDVGHLPGAGGKGPLPKGFTREEEDLLQAAAAAESKFLAAKRRASSAKADDGQGKADKMGILSAMYESRGAIDAIGYDGRGGTSYGKYQIASGVGTMDRFLNYLENKAPDLASRLDTSGPANTGGRQGGMTGEWKRIASEQPKRFETLQHEFIRDTHYVPALKSITMSTGQDMSTRSQAVREVLWSTAVQHGPNGASEIFSQALDKLEANKQLASDKALIEEVYAQRMVQFAGRGKLRVAVSTRLADEKESALSMLGGAKLG; the protein is encoded by the coding sequence ATGGCCTTGACGCCGCAGAACATTGCCGCCGCGGTGGCGGCCCGCCCGGAGAACCTTCGCGGGCCTTCGTCCCGGCTCACCGACGGCAAGGGGGCCTTCAAGACCATGCTCACCAGCCAGTTCGGGGCCAGCAAGTCCATCCTGGGCGACAAGCTCAAGGACCCCATGAGCCCTCTGGCGGACGACAGGAACAACTTCGCCAACATGCTCTCCAACCAGGTGGCCGCCGCCGGACCCAAGGCGGCCGGTTCGCCCCCTCTGGCGGCCCCGGCCGCTCCGTCCATGCACAGAACAGCAATCGGGCAAGGCGTCAAGCAGGCGCCCCAGGCTCCGGCCCCGGCTCCAGCCCAGGCCTCCGGCAAAGCCCCTGCCCAGGCTCCGGCCCAGGCGGCCCCCTCCCAGCAGCCCAGAGAGGTCAAGGTGGCCATCGAGCGCCAGGAGGTCCGCACCCCCATCAACCCCAACGCGCGCCACCCCGACGACGTGGGGCACCTGCCCGGAGCTGGCGGCAAGGGGCCGCTGCCTAAGGGCTTCACCCGGGAGGAGGAGGACCTGCTCCAGGCCGCCGCCGCCGCGGAGTCCAAATTTCTGGCGGCCAAGCGCCGGGCCTCGAGCGCCAAGGCCGACGACGGCCAGGGCAAGGCGGACAAGATGGGCATCCTCTCGGCCATGTACGAGTCGCGCGGGGCCATCGACGCCATCGGGTACGACGGCCGGGGCGGCACATCCTACGGCAAGTACCAGATCGCCTCGGGCGTGGGCACCATGGACCGCTTCCTCAACTACCTGGAGAACAAGGCCCCGGATCTGGCCTCGCGCCTGGACACCTCCGGCCCGGCCAACACCGGCGGCAGGCAGGGCGGCATGACCGGCGAGTGGAAGCGCATCGCCTCCGAGCAGCCCAAACGCTTCGAGACCCTGCAGCACGAATTCATCCGCGACACGCACTACGTGCCCGCGCTCAAGTCCATCACCATGTCCACCGGGCAGGATATGTCCACCCGCTCCCAGGCCGTGCGCGAAGTGCTCTGGAGCACCGCCGTGCAGCACGGGCCCAACGGGGCGTCCGAAATCTTCTCCCAGGCGCTGGACAAGCTGGAGGCGAACAAGCAACTGGCCAGCGACAAGGCCCTCATCGAGGAGGTCTACGCCCAGCGCATGGTCCAGTTCGCCGGGCGGGGCAAGCTGCGGGTGGCCGTTTCCACGCGCCTGGCCGACGAAAAAGAGTCGGCCCTCTCCATGCTCGGCGGGGCCAAGCTGGGCTGA